In the genome of Nonlabens sp. MB-3u-79, one region contains:
- a CDS encoding phosphoribosylpyrophosphate synthetase yields MKEGYDTLSTAIAALQNEGYNINFDLVEDGVHSKDLKMQWKAGEIEVVKFYRFEGMSSAGDNSILYVLECKTGEKGLLVNAYGADQYISPVMIQKLQMK; encoded by the coding sequence ATGAAAGAGGGATACGATACGCTTTCAACAGCAATAGCAGCTTTACAAAACGAGGGTTACAACATCAATTTTGACCTAGTAGAAGATGGGGTGCATTCTAAGGATTTGAAAATGCAATGGAAAGCTGGCGAAATTGAAGTGGTGAAGTTTTACCGATTTGAAGGCATGAGCAGTGCTGGCGATAACTCTATTCTTTATGTTTTAGAATGTAAAACAGGAGAAAAAGGATTGCTAGTAAACGCATATGGAGCAGACCAATACATCTCTCCTGTGATGATCCAAAAACTCCAGATGAAATAG
- the lgt gene encoding prolipoprotein diacylglyceryl transferase, producing the protein MFSLKVVWNPLEGLDIGSFTLHFYSLSYVIAFILGWYLIKPIFKRDGVSMEKLDPLFMYTVIGMLVGARLGHYLFYEPATFFSNPLRVFLPFRTDPFEWTGFAGMASHGAAIGVIIAMFFYSRKHLKKNILWILDRIVIPSAIGGTFVRLGNLMNSEINGKPSGDFFAGFKFVRDLSDDSVRGALQQTGITDPDKAIDALVNDPQYAELLASIPYKHPAQLYEAICYIGVFIILYLVYWKSEKRHKPGYLVGLFFVLLFMVRLLIENIKEAQTATDGFEFIGIHFNTGQLLSVPFILLGLFLMFRPDGMFEKKTNA; encoded by the coding sequence ATGTTTTCACTTAAAGTGGTTTGGAATCCATTAGAAGGGCTTGATATAGGCTCTTTCACCTTGCATTTTTACAGCCTTTCATACGTTATTGCTTTTATCTTAGGATGGTACCTTATAAAACCCATCTTCAAAAGAGATGGTGTCAGTATGGAAAAACTGGATCCATTATTTATGTATACAGTAATAGGTATGCTCGTAGGTGCTAGACTGGGTCATTATTTATTTTATGAACCTGCTACCTTTTTTTCAAATCCATTGCGAGTTTTTCTTCCTTTTAGAACAGATCCATTTGAATGGACCGGTTTTGCTGGTATGGCCAGCCATGGTGCTGCCATAGGAGTGATCATTGCAATGTTTTTTTACAGCCGCAAACACTTAAAAAAGAACATCCTATGGATCCTAGACCGTATTGTGATACCCAGCGCTATAGGTGGGACTTTTGTGCGATTAGGAAATTTAATGAATAGTGAAATCAATGGTAAACCTAGCGGTGACTTTTTTGCCGGGTTTAAATTTGTACGAGACCTAAGCGATGACAGTGTTCGAGGGGCATTGCAACAAACAGGTATCACAGACCCAGACAAAGCTATTGATGCGTTAGTAAACGATCCTCAATATGCAGAATTGCTTGCGAGTATTCCATATAAACATCCTGCGCAATTGTATGAAGCCATTTGTTATATAGGTGTATTTATCATTCTATACTTGGTGTATTGGAAATCAGAAAAGCGCCATAAACCAGGTTACTTGGTAGGACTATTTTTTGTACTCCTTTTTATGGTCAGATTACTCATAGAAAACATCAAAGAAGCACAAACAGCAACTGATGGTTTTGAATTTATAGGGATTCACTTTAATACCGGACAATTGTTAAGTGTACCCTTTATTTTATTAGGATTGTTCTTAATGTTTCGTCCAGATGGAATGTTTGAAAAGAAGACCAATGCGTAA
- a CDS encoding tRNA-binding protein: MDISWNDFENIDMRVGTVLTVGNFPEARNPAYQLQIDFGPLGIKRTSAQITKRYDKKELVGKQVIAVVNFPKKQIANFMSECLVLGIVGEDKDVILLQPEANAKNGDRVG, translated from the coding sequence ATGGATATCTCTTGGAATGATTTTGAGAACATAGATATGAGAGTAGGTACGGTTTTAACGGTGGGTAATTTTCCTGAAGCCAGAAACCCGGCTTACCAGCTCCAAATAGATTTCGGCCCTTTAGGTATTAAAAGAACTAGCGCTCAAATCACTAAACGATACGATAAAAAAGAATTGGTAGGCAAACAAGTCATCGCGGTAGTGAATTTTCCCAAAAAGCAGATCGCCAACTTTATGAGCGAGTGCTTGGTGTTGGGAATAGTAGGTGAGGACAAAGATGTCATTCTTTTACAACCTGAGGCAAATGCAAAGAATGGAGATCGAGTAGGGTAG
- a CDS encoding thioredoxin family protein has product MSLTPSTMLPLGTKAPDFNLLDTVSSQMRNLNELKGSKGTVVMFICNHCPFVLHINEELVRVANDYRVTGFHFIAISSNDAVNYPQDGPEFMRQNADDHDYPFPYLYDATQEVAKAYDAACTPDLYLFDASLQLVYRGQLDDSRPGNGVPLTGRSLREAMDALLGNKQVPQPQKPSMGCNIKWK; this is encoded by the coding sequence ATGTCCTTAACTCCTTCTACCATGCTGCCACTAGGAACGAAAGCTCCTGATTTCAATTTATTAGATACCGTAAGTAGCCAAATGCGGAATCTCAACGAGCTCAAAGGCTCTAAAGGAACTGTAGTGATGTTTATATGCAATCACTGTCCGTTTGTACTTCATATAAACGAAGAGTTGGTAAGAGTAGCTAATGATTACCGTGTGACTGGATTCCATTTCATTGCTATCTCTAGTAATGATGCCGTGAATTATCCACAAGATGGACCTGAGTTCATGAGGCAAAATGCTGATGACCATGACTATCCTTTTCCTTATTTATACGACGCCACCCAAGAAGTAGCTAAAGCTTATGACGCGGCCTGCACTCCAGATCTTTATCTGTTTGACGCAAGTTTACAATTGGTTTACAGAGGACAACTCGATGACTCTAGACCAGGTAATGGCGTACCGTTAACTGGAAGATCCTTAAGAGAGGCCATGGATGCTTTACTAGGAAATAAACAAGTACCACAACCACAAAAACCAAGTATGGGTTGCAATATCAAATGGAAATAA
- a CDS encoding M14 family metallopeptidase has product MKKVMLLLLVLTFCCSAFAKAQQQKELPVQTLIDPSLNYYLPEGVSYNPEIPTPQEIIGFVPGKWHVSHDKLVQYMQVLAEKSDRFTIENRGTTYEDRPLYLLTVTSPENHKNIDQIRTDHIAATNKENADNTNAPIVVYQGFSIHGNEPSGANASLLLAYHLAAAQGPEMEALLKNTVILLDPSLNPDGLQRFASWVNQHKSKNVNPDTYDREYNEVWPGGRTNHYWFDMNRDWLPVQLPESQARIETFHKWLPNILTDHHEMGTNSTFFFQPGIPSRTHPLTPAMNQKLTRQIGNYLAEGFDEIGSLYYTEEDYDDFYYGKGSTFPDINGSIGILFEQASSRGHAQNSDNGVLTFPFTIRNQFTAALSTLKAATGMRKELLDYQAQFYKDARKEVSNEAIIFGDHTDAGRTDALAEILSRHKIEVRSLKNDVSKNGKTYKKGYAYLVPKNQKNSRLINAMFEKRTTFQDSLFYDISAWTFPLAFDMDYDENADLSNGITRNSNTGINQIEISDYAYLMPWNEYYTPKALNTLLSKDIRAKVAMKPFSLNGKQYDYGTILIPVQNQKMNTSELRDVLGDISTDAKVDFYGVPTGLTEGIDLGSRQFRALTQPKIALLVGEGINPSDAGEIWHLMDQKYDIPITKIDLQDINRKDLSRYNTIIVPATYGSPENEVIDQLKEWTRAGGTLIGYRSALSWMSSSKLLPLSFKKTENPVENITFEQRSDHSGAQRIGGAIFETKLDRSHPIAFGFKDDQLPMFRNTTLFVESHKDSYRNPIKYTSDPLMSGYISDINLEALRSTVPFQHNNYGRGNVIGFTDNTQFRAFWYGTNKLLMNAIFFAKEM; this is encoded by the coding sequence ATGAAAAAAGTGATGTTGCTTTTGTTGGTTCTCACTTTTTGTTGTTCCGCTTTCGCGAAAGCCCAACAACAAAAAGAGCTGCCAGTACAAACCTTAATAGACCCTAGTCTTAATTATTACCTACCAGAAGGTGTTTCCTACAACCCTGAGATTCCAACACCACAAGAAATCATAGGTTTCGTTCCTGGAAAATGGCACGTGAGTCATGACAAACTGGTACAATACATGCAAGTTCTTGCAGAAAAGTCTGATCGTTTTACGATTGAAAATCGTGGGACCACCTATGAGGACAGACCGCTTTACTTACTTACAGTGACCAGTCCAGAAAACCATAAAAATATTGATCAAATAAGAACAGATCATATTGCTGCGACCAATAAAGAAAACGCAGATAACACCAACGCTCCTATAGTGGTATACCAAGGATTTTCTATTCATGGTAATGAACCTAGTGGCGCTAACGCATCATTACTTCTCGCCTATCATCTAGCCGCTGCACAAGGTCCAGAAATGGAAGCCTTGTTAAAAAACACCGTCATTCTTCTGGACCCTAGTTTAAATCCAGATGGATTGCAACGTTTTGCCAGTTGGGTAAATCAACATAAGAGTAAGAATGTAAATCCAGACACTTACGATAGAGAATATAATGAAGTATGGCCGGGTGGACGTACCAATCATTATTGGTTTGATATGAATCGCGACTGGTTGCCTGTGCAATTACCAGAATCGCAAGCGCGTATAGAAACTTTTCATAAATGGTTGCCTAACATTTTGACAGACCATCATGAAATGGGAACCAACTCTACCTTCTTTTTCCAACCAGGAATCCCATCCAGAACACACCCACTGACTCCCGCGATGAATCAAAAGCTAACCCGTCAAATAGGTAATTACCTCGCTGAAGGTTTTGATGAGATAGGCTCGCTGTATTACACAGAAGAAGATTACGACGATTTCTATTATGGTAAAGGATCTACTTTTCCAGATATCAATGGTTCTATAGGAATTCTTTTTGAGCAAGCCAGTTCTCGTGGTCATGCTCAGAATTCTGATAATGGCGTTCTTACTTTTCCGTTTACCATAAGAAACCAGTTTACGGCAGCTTTAAGTACTCTAAAAGCGGCAACCGGCATGCGTAAAGAACTACTGGATTATCAAGCTCAATTTTACAAAGACGCTAGAAAGGAAGTTTCTAATGAAGCCATCATCTTTGGTGATCATACAGATGCTGGCCGTACCGATGCCCTTGCAGAAATATTATCAAGACATAAAATAGAAGTGCGCTCATTAAAAAATGACGTTTCTAAAAATGGCAAAACCTATAAAAAAGGATATGCTTACCTAGTTCCTAAAAACCAAAAAAACTCTCGTCTGATCAACGCGATGTTTGAAAAGAGAACAACGTTTCAAGACAGCTTGTTTTATGATATCAGTGCGTGGACATTCCCGCTGGCTTTTGATATGGATTATGATGAAAATGCCGACTTGAGCAATGGCATTACAAGGAACTCCAATACTGGTATAAACCAAATAGAAATTTCTGACTATGCCTATTTAATGCCTTGGAATGAATACTACACACCTAAAGCTTTAAATACATTGCTATCAAAGGATATCAGAGCTAAAGTAGCTATGAAGCCTTTTTCCCTAAACGGTAAACAATATGATTATGGCACCATACTTATTCCAGTTCAGAATCAAAAAATGAACACTTCAGAATTGCGTGATGTTCTCGGGGATATTTCGACTGATGCTAAAGTTGATTTTTACGGAGTCCCAACAGGGCTCACCGAAGGAATTGATTTAGGCTCACGTCAATTCAGAGCCCTTACCCAACCTAAAATCGCCTTGTTAGTAGGTGAAGGTATCAACCCTTCTGATGCCGGTGAGATCTGGCATTTGATGGACCAGAAATACGATATTCCTATAACTAAAATTGATCTTCAAGACATTAATCGCAAGGATTTGAGTCGATACAATACGATTATCGTTCCTGCTACTTACGGTAGCCCAGAAAATGAAGTAATCGATCAACTGAAAGAATGGACACGTGCTGGAGGTACTTTAATAGGTTATCGCAGTGCATTAAGCTGGATGAGTAGTTCCAAATTGCTACCCCTTAGCTTCAAAAAAACAGAAAACCCCGTTGAAAACATCACTTTTGAACAGCGTAGCGACCATAGCGGTGCACAAAGAATAGGTGGAGCTATTTTTGAAACAAAACTAGACCGCTCTCATCCTATAGCTTTTGGGTTTAAAGATGATCAGTTGCCTATGTTTAGAAACACTACGCTGTTTGTAGAATCTCACAAAGACAGTTACCGCAACCCTATCAAATACACAAGCGATCCTTTAATGAGTGGTTATATCTCTGATATTAATTTAGAGGCATTAAGAAGCACAGTGCCATTTCAACATAATAATTATGGCCGTGGAAATGTGATTGGTTTTACTGATAACACGCAGTTTAGAGCTTTCTGGTATGGAACTAACAAGTTGTTGATGAATGCTATTTTCTTTGCTAAAGAGATGTAA
- a CDS encoding PUR family DNA/RNA-binding protein, which yields MSDRDYQEQEEIFSKVVRAGRRTYFFDVRATKADDYYLTITESKKFTNDDGSFYFKKHKIYLYKEDFQEFGDTLKEITDFIIDKKGDEVISDRHQTDFKKEEAQPAQDDAAAPNDPASFTNINFEDI from the coding sequence ATGAGCGATAGAGATTACCAAGAACAAGAAGAGATTTTTTCAAAAGTAGTGCGAGCAGGAAGGCGTACTTATTTCTTTGATGTAAGAGCTACAAAAGCAGATGACTATTACCTAACCATTACAGAAAGTAAAAAATTCACTAATGACGACGGTAGTTTCTATTTTAAGAAACATAAAATTTACTTGTACAAAGAAGATTTTCAAGAGTTCGGTGATACCTTAAAGGAAATCACAGACTTTATTATAGATAAAAAAGGAGATGAGGTTATTTCTGACCGTCATCAGACAGACTTTAAAAAGGAAGAAGCTCAACCAGCGCAAGATGACGCTGCAGCGCCTAACGATCCAGCAAGTTTTACAAATATCAATTTTGAAGATATCTAG
- a CDS encoding DUF1573 domain-containing protein, whose product MKKLVLMVAAVATMALTSCNEKAESASIDQENLTAAAANKEVAGNFPEMTFMETEYDFGTVEEGAVVEHEYKFTNTGNAPLIVVNAKGSCGCTVPTWSKEPIAPGAVGSMLVKFNTNGKPNAQTKTVTIKANTESGTESIRIKGFVTPKARAAAPNA is encoded by the coding sequence ATGAAAAAATTAGTTTTAATGGTAGCTGCTGTTGCTACAATGGCTTTAACAAGCTGTAACGAGAAAGCAGAATCTGCTTCAATTGATCAAGAAAACCTTACTGCAGCTGCAGCAAACAAAGAAGTTGCTGGTAATTTTCCAGAAATGACTTTTATGGAGACTGAATATGATTTCGGTACTGTAGAGGAAGGCGCTGTAGTAGAGCATGAATACAAATTTACCAATACAGGTAATGCTCCACTTATTGTAGTAAATGCAAAAGGATCTTGTGGATGTACTGTTCCTACTTGGTCTAAAGAGCCTATCGCTCCAGGTGCTGTAGGTAGTATGTTAGTAAAATTCAATACTAATGGAAAGCCTAACGCGCAAACGAAGACGGTAACTATTAAGGCAAATACAGAGTCTGGAACGGAATCTATCCGTATCAAAGGTTTTGTAACTCCTAAGGCGCGAGCTGCTGCTCCTAACGCATAA
- a CDS encoding DUF192 domain-containing protein has translation MRKFILVWLALGCLFTGCKPNQEEDMRSKDWSFKPEAMLQLIATTTDTLKELQVELADTDYSIQLGMMYREELTEDQGMLFVFEEASPQFFYMKNTEVPLDIIYITANKRVDSYSLNAQPKDETLLKSKGAAKYVLEVKAGMVEQWGLKEGDLVDWNKNN, from the coding sequence ATGCGTAAGTTTATTTTAGTTTGGCTGGCTTTAGGTTGTTTGTTCACTGGTTGTAAACCCAATCAAGAAGAAGATATGCGTTCCAAAGACTGGTCTTTTAAGCCTGAAGCGATGCTACAATTAATTGCTACAACTACCGACACCTTAAAAGAATTACAAGTGGAGCTTGCCGATACAGATTATTCCATACAACTAGGAATGATGTATCGAGAAGAACTTACAGAAGATCAGGGAATGCTATTTGTATTTGAAGAAGCCAGCCCTCAGTTTTTTTACATGAAGAATACAGAGGTGCCTCTAGACATTATCTATATTACAGCAAATAAGCGCGTGGATAGCTACTCCTTAAATGCACAACCCAAAGATGAAACTTTGCTAAAAAGCAAAGGTGCAGCAAAGTATGTCCTTGAAGTCAAAGCTGGAATGGTAGAGCAATGGGGTTTAAAAGAAGGTGATCTTGTAGACTGGAATAAGAACAATTAA
- a CDS encoding Glu/Leu/Phe/Val family dehydrogenase, with amino-acid sequence MSQEFDSLDKLIRQDPVFGQVSFDDHEQIVFCNDKDTGLKAIISIHNTVLGPALGGTRMWQYENEWAALNDVLRLSRGMTFKSAITGLNLGGGKAVIIGDAKTQKTPELMRKFGEFVHSLSGRYITAEDVGMTTEDMDTVREVTPYVTGISQDKGGAGNPSPITAYGVFMGMKAAAHFKYGSDVLEDKKIYVEGIGNVGETLVEYLTQEGAEVVIADLNQERLEEVRDKYGATIYGGNDLYSENMDIYAPCALGATINDQTINKLTASIIAGAANNQLADEVKHGTLLQKRGIVYAPDFLINAGGIINVYAELEGYDRTEIMRKTENIYTTTIEILNRAKESGVTTHKAALEIAQARIAARKHEHQG; translated from the coding sequence ATGTCTCAAGAATTTGACTCATTAGATAAATTAATTCGTCAAGATCCTGTCTTCGGTCAGGTTTCATTTGATGATCACGAGCAAATCGTTTTTTGCAACGACAAAGATACAGGATTGAAAGCCATCATCAGTATTCATAATACAGTATTAGGTCCAGCATTAGGTGGTACACGTATGTGGCAATATGAAAATGAATGGGCGGCACTTAATGATGTGTTGAGGCTTTCTCGAGGCATGACCTTTAAAAGTGCTATAACTGGATTAAATTTAGGTGGAGGAAAAGCGGTCATCATAGGTGATGCAAAAACTCAAAAAACACCCGAGTTGATGCGTAAATTTGGTGAATTTGTACATTCTTTAAGTGGTCGTTACATCACGGCTGAAGATGTAGGAATGACTACCGAAGATATGGACACCGTGCGTGAGGTAACACCATATGTCACTGGTATCTCTCAGGATAAAGGTGGGGCTGGAAACCCTTCTCCTATTACGGCTTATGGTGTTTTTATGGGAATGAAAGCAGCCGCTCACTTTAAGTATGGAAGCGATGTTCTAGAAGATAAAAAAATCTATGTAGAAGGAATAGGTAATGTAGGAGAAACACTGGTAGAGTATCTGACACAAGAAGGAGCAGAAGTTGTTATTGCAGATCTTAATCAAGAAAGACTGGAAGAAGTACGCGATAAATACGGTGCCACTATCTATGGTGGAAACGACTTATATTCTGAGAATATGGATATTTATGCTCCATGTGCTTTAGGAGCCACGATAAATGATCAAACCATTAATAAACTTACCGCGTCCATCATCGCAGGTGCAGCAAATAATCAGTTAGCAGATGAGGTGAAGCATGGGACTCTTTTACAAAAAAGAGGTATTGTTTATGCTCCTGATTTTTTAATAAATGCGGGCGGGATCATCAATGTGTACGCAGAGCTGGAAGGTTATGACCGTACAGAAATCATGAGAAAAACAGAGAATATATACACAACAACTATAGAAATTCTCAACAGAGCTAAAGAATCTGGTGTTACTACACATAAAGCTGCTTTAGAAATTGCTCAGGCACGTATTGCAGCTAGAAAACACGAACATCAGGGATAG
- a CDS encoding ABC transporter ATP-binding protein translates to MKELKKLNVLFVKYKWQLIGGIIVTIISRVLSLFLPKYVGKIINLLNDYDKGNITDKQMLQDDLTLYILIIIGTTLLAAILTFVMRQLIIVVSRHLEYDLKNIVYQQYQRLSLGFYKQNRTGDLMNRISEDVSKVRMYMGPAIMYSINMLTLFAVVIPAMIDTAPTLAIYTIIPLPILSVAIYVISREINKRSTLVQEYLSNLNTISQESFSGISVIKAYNLAPQMTEQFTKVANDSKDKNIDLARIQALFFPLMVLLIGLSNIMVIYIGGKQVIDGTIDVGTIPEFLIYVNMLTWPVAVVGWVTNMIQQAEASQRRINEFLDIDPAIKNLNESETPIQGTITFEKVNLTYDDTNIHALKDISFEIEAGKTLAILGKTGSGKSTILELIGRLYDIDNGSLKIDGKEINSLNLDNLRSAIGYVPQDAFLFSDTIGNNIAFGKKDAAQEEIVAAAKNAVVHKNITDFTKGYETVLGERGITLSGGQKQRVSIARAIIKEPQILLFDDCLSAVDTETEEKILNNLKKITHNTTTIIVSHRVSSAKNADHIIVLDEGNIIERGSHESLLNDKGYYAELFANQMLEEEGNID, encoded by the coding sequence ATGAAAGAACTTAAAAAACTCAATGTACTCTTTGTCAAATACAAATGGCAACTTATAGGCGGGATTATTGTAACCATCATATCTCGCGTCCTTTCTCTTTTTTTACCGAAGTATGTGGGTAAAATTATTAATCTATTGAATGATTATGATAAAGGCAACATCACTGATAAACAAATGCTACAAGATGACCTGACCTTGTACATCCTTATTATCATAGGAACTACCTTACTTGCCGCCATACTTACTTTTGTCATGCGTCAGTTGATCATTGTAGTTTCTAGACACCTGGAATACGATCTAAAAAACATCGTCTACCAGCAATACCAGAGACTTTCTTTGGGTTTTTACAAACAGAATCGCACAGGAGATTTAATGAATCGCATCAGTGAAGATGTCTCCAAAGTACGCATGTACATGGGACCAGCGATTATGTACAGCATCAATATGTTAACGCTATTTGCTGTTGTTATCCCTGCGATGATCGACACCGCTCCTACCCTTGCTATATATACGATTATTCCTTTACCAATACTTTCTGTGGCGATATACGTGATTAGTCGAGAGATCAACAAGCGTTCTACCTTAGTACAAGAATATCTTTCTAATTTAAATACGATATCTCAAGAATCTTTTAGTGGTATTTCTGTCATCAAAGCTTACAACCTCGCTCCACAAATGACAGAGCAGTTTACAAAAGTGGCTAATGACAGTAAGGATAAAAACATTGATCTTGCCCGCATACAAGCTTTATTCTTCCCATTAATGGTACTCCTTATAGGTTTGAGCAATATTATGGTCATCTACATAGGAGGAAAACAAGTCATTGATGGTACCATTGACGTAGGAACCATTCCAGAATTCTTGATCTATGTCAACATGCTTACCTGGCCCGTTGCTGTCGTAGGTTGGGTAACCAATATGATACAGCAGGCAGAAGCCTCTCAAAGAAGAATCAACGAATTCTTAGATATTGATCCAGCCATAAAAAATCTTAATGAATCAGAAACTCCAATTCAAGGAACGATCACTTTTGAAAAAGTGAACCTCACTTATGACGATACCAACATACACGCTTTAAAGGATATTTCTTTTGAAATAGAAGCAGGAAAAACACTAGCTATTCTCGGTAAAACAGGAAGTGGAAAATCGACTATTTTAGAACTCATAGGCAGACTTTACGATATTGATAATGGTTCCTTAAAAATAGACGGTAAAGAAATCAATAGTTTAAACTTAGATAACTTGAGGTCTGCAATAGGTTATGTACCTCAAGATGCTTTCTTATTTTCTGATACGATAGGTAACAACATCGCTTTTGGTAAAAAAGATGCCGCTCAAGAAGAAATAGTAGCTGCTGCAAAGAATGCAGTAGTCCATAAAAATATTACCGATTTCACTAAAGGTTATGAAACCGTTTTAGGAGAACGAGGTATTACTTTAAGCGGCGGACAAAAACAACGGGTCTCCATCGCAAGAGCCATTATCAAGGAACCACAAATTTTATTGTTTGACGATTGTTTAAGCGCAGTAGACACAGAAACAGAAGAAAAAATCCTGAATAACCTTAAAAAAATCACTCACAACACCACTACTATTATAGTGAGTCACAGAGTAAGTAGTGCCAAAAACGCCGATCACATTATCGTACTCGATGAGGGTAACATTATTGAACGAGGAAGTCACGAGTCTCTCTTAAATGACAAAGGTTATTATGCAGAGCTTTTTGCTAATCAAATGTTAGAGGAAGAAGGGAACATCGATTAA
- a CDS encoding transcription antitermination protein NusB, producing the protein MLTRRQLRIKVMQAVFSFQRQRPDDLKDLEKFINSSMTQSYTLFLYMAQLLVKIHEVAVDKHTKKQQRISKSVEHNPSRQFIDNKILLKLRESEALKDALKQRNLNPWHLDSKYVENLYNKIQESKTFVVYAMDDEPSVKKDLKFLTYIYEDIIAPSDELMDYLEDVNITWTDDYPLINSTIIQFLRKVKPAKDVVLPALFKDDSDAKFTMSLFRKTILNIDELSGRIVGKTPNWDTERIAQIDLVLIMMAQAEFLYFSDIPVKVTLNEYLEIAKDYSTPKSATFINGILDNLLKEFEKSDELNKMGRGLM; encoded by the coding sequence ATGCTTACCAGAAGACAGTTACGCATCAAAGTCATGCAAGCAGTTTTTTCTTTTCAACGTCAACGCCCAGACGATCTTAAAGATCTTGAAAAGTTTATCAACTCCAGTATGACGCAATCGTACACCTTGTTCCTTTATATGGCGCAATTACTAGTGAAGATTCATGAAGTTGCTGTAGATAAGCATACCAAAAAGCAGCAACGTATTTCTAAAAGTGTAGAACACAACCCTTCAAGACAGTTTATCGATAATAAAATCCTCTTGAAACTGAGAGAAAGTGAGGCTTTAAAAGATGCGTTAAAACAACGCAACTTAAATCCATGGCATTTGGATTCTAAGTATGTTGAAAATCTATACAACAAAATTCAAGAAAGTAAAACCTTTGTGGTGTATGCGATGGACGACGAGCCGTCGGTAAAAAAGGATTTAAAATTCTTGACATATATCTATGAAGATATCATTGCCCCTAGCGATGAATTGATGGATTATCTAGAAGATGTCAACATCACTTGGACAGATGACTATCCTTTGATCAACTCGACTATTATTCAGTTTTTACGTAAAGTGAAGCCTGCTAAGGATGTGGTGCTACCGGCACTATTCAAGGATGATTCAGATGCTAAGTTTACCATGAGTCTTTTTAGAAAAACGATTCTTAATATAGATGAACTTTCTGGCCGTATAGTAGGTAAAACGCCTAATTGGGATACCGAGCGTATCGCTCAAATTGATTTGGTGCTGATCATGATGGCACAGGCTGAGTTTCTTTATTTTTCAGATATTCCAGTGAAGGTAACCCTTAATGAATACCTTGAAATAGCAAAAGATTACAGTACGCCTAAAAGCGCCACTTTCATCAACGGAATTCTCGATAATCTTTTGAAAGAATTTGAGAAAAGTGATGAATTAAATAAAATGGGGAGAGGATTGATGTAA
- the yajC gene encoding preprotein translocase subunit YajC, with product MDTNTILNFAPYLLIIVVFYFLIMRPQSKKRKEEKEFADSLKVGYKVITTSGIHGKVNQINADKGTVLIETGAGKMTFERSSISAELSKKLNETVVAKEN from the coding sequence ATGGACACTAATACGATATTAAATTTTGCTCCTTACCTGCTTATCATTGTCGTCTTTTATTTTTTAATAATGAGACCACAATCCAAGAAGCGTAAGGAAGAAAAAGAGTTTGCAGACTCACTCAAAGTTGGTTATAAAGTAATCACCACCAGTGGAATTCACGGTAAAGTAAATCAGATCAATGCTGATAAAGGAACTGTGTTAATAGAAACTGGAGCTGGTAAGATGACTTTTGAAAGAAGTTCTATTTCAGCAGAGCTTTCTAAGAAACTGAATGAGACCGTGGTCGCTAAAGAAAATTAA